In Triticum aestivum cultivar Chinese Spring chromosome 5B, IWGSC CS RefSeq v2.1, whole genome shotgun sequence, the following proteins share a genomic window:
- the LOC101669852 gene encoding uncharacterized protein yields the protein MKNSTLVAILVVLQAIMVIGILSHAADDNFPKCCDHCNSWSGYQFCDDVGPRCRDGCVNCHVVETSPVKTFRCGDGRPVLGGQGTPTPCPPPCKKH from the exons ATGAAGAACAGCACGCTTGTGGCGATCCTGGTCGTCCTCCAGGCCATCATGGTCATAGGAATCCTTTCACACGCCGCCGATG ACAATTTCCCCAAGTGCTGCGACCACTGCAACTCCTGGTCGGGGTACCAATTCTGTGACGACGTCGGCCCCAGGTGCCGCGACGGCTGCGTCAACTGCCACGTGGTGGAAACGAGCCCCGTGAAGACGTTCCGGTGTGGAGATGGACGCCCCGTCCTCGGCGGGCAAGGCACGCCCACGCCCTGCCCACCACCGTGCAAAAAGCATTGA